Genomic window (Desulfovibrio sp. UIB00):
GTTCTATCTGATCATCAGCGTGATTCAGGTTGTTATTGAAAGGGTCTGGTCGGGCATCTTTCTTTCGCTCATGGCCCCCAGCGCCGCCTCTGACCCCGAGCTGGAAAAAATGCTCATCCTGCTTTCACCCCAGCTCAGCCTGCCCATGACCATCCTGATCAAAACAGGCGTTTCTGTGGTGCAGCTCTACGTGCTGACGGCGCTGATGCATTTTACCTATGGCTTTATAACTGGCAAAAGGCCCGAATTCTCGCTGGTGTTTCAGGTGGCGGCCTATGCGGCGGCCCCCTCTTTGCTGTGCGTGGTGCCTTTGCTGGGTTCCATTGTTGGCTTTATCTGGATGGTTGCCTGCGTCCTTGTGGGTTGCCGCACGGTTCTTAATCTTACGTGGCCGCAGACCTTCATGGGTTTTGCCCCTGTTGTGCTGCTGCTCGCGCCGCTGTTGTTGCAGGTGATGAAGGCTGCACAATTCTGAGGATTGCCATGGCCCGCTTTTGGCGAAAAATTGCGCTATTCTGGCATGAATTTCGCAATTGTCGTAAATATGGCGCAAGCATCAGGCCAGACACCATTCGCGCCAAGGCCGAAGACCTTGGGCATCTGGCGGAACTGGCCGGAAGAAGTATTGCGCTGACGGAAGCGGAATCGCTCCATCTGGCCCAGTTGGAGCGGGAAATGCGCAGCCTTGTGCAGATGACCCGCCAGACCTCGTTTTGCACCATCCCGGCAGAAAAACGCCGCGATCTGCACGACAGCCTGGCGCAGGCCAGGGAAAAGCTGCTCGATTCCATGCAAAATGCATGTCTGGCCTCGGAGAAAACGCAATGAACCATCTGTATACTCGGTTTTGCGGCTTGGGCGGCGCGGTGTCGCGCCAGCGCGGGCCACTTGCGCTGGCGCTGGGCGCAGCTACAGTTCTGGCAACGCTTTTGTTTACGCTTCTGGGCGGCTGCTCTTCGCCGCCGGACGACAGCCGCAGGTCTGTGAGCGTCACCGGCGACTTTGGCACGCCTTTTCAGTTGCAGATAAACAACTTTGTGCGCCGTCAGCCTCCTGCCATTTACGTGGCTCCGCAGATGGTTCTGGGGCGGCGACCCCGCGCCCTGTTCGTGCCTTTGCGTGCCACGCAGCAGATAGCCAATGCCGTGAGCTTCAGCGAGATGCTTTCACGGCAGATATGGCAGGTCTGGCTTTCGCTCAATGCCTTTCAGGCCCTTGAGTATGCGCCGCAGGGCGCGCCGTATGAACCCTCCCGAGCCATAGCTCTGGCCCGCCAGCGCGGTGCGGAAATGGTGGTCGGGGGGTACATCAATCACTACATGGACGGCGGCAGCACCGGCTCAAGCTCGCTTTCGCTGGCTATGGAAGTGTACGACGCGCGCTCCGGCACCTTGCTCTGGTCCATGGCTCAGGGTGGCCTGATGGAAGCCCGACAGGTGCACGATTTTTATCTTTTCTCCATCAGGGAGCGCAATCCCGGCGACCCCTCGGGCTTTATCGCCCGCTCGCTGGCGTGGGATATGGGCCGCGAGGTTCTGGCCTGGGTTGATCCTTCGTCCAAGGAAAAGTCGTTCTGGGATACGGTGTTTGGCACAAAGGCCTTTTAGGTGTAGAGTAATCCGTTGTCGTTCCTCATATGGCGCATGGTTGTACTTTTTTGAACTTTCTGTGGGGTGGGCAACTGTAGTTTCAGGTTTACCTTGTGGGCTGGTTTGTCGTGCAAAGGCGGATACTGTCTGAAATATTGGAAGGATAAGCTTTGAGTCGCGGCTTTGCCATTCTGGCTTTTGATCTTTTCGGTAAGGCTGTTTTGCCGCCGCCGATAAGCTATAGACCGTCATGCGGGTTTTGCCGTCAAACAGGAGCGGGGTAGTAATGCCCCGCTCCTAACTTTTTGAGTGGTAAGGAAAAAGCTCTGTTTGACGAAGCCATTGTCACAGGGTAAGTAATAAGAAATACTAGGGCTGTTCACTCCGTCACAAGCAGGTTGCGCGCTGCTTCACCGCGCCGCATCCGTCTTGGGTTCGGCCTTTTGCCAGCAAAAGGCCGTGCAAATATGTGGGAACAGTTCCTTGCCGATCATTCCCCCAATGGATTTGGCTGAATGGGAAGCGGCAGAAAGGAGATCCGCCGTGTGCGCGAAGATGCAAGGTCTTTATTTTGACAAGCAGGACAGGGACATCCTGGCTCTGGTTAACCGTATTCTGGAATCCGACGGCAAACAGTCGGACACATTTCTTTTTGATCCCAGCCTGCATCCGCACGGCATCAAGGAACTGGTGGCCTCGCCTGTGTCGCGCATGGCGTATGCCGTCATAAACCTGCTGCGCAACCTTCAGGCGGGCCGTACACAGGCTCGCGACCGTCTGCTTGCCCTCAAGACCCTGTATGACGAAGTGCTCAACAGTGCCCACTCGGCCCTGCGGCGCAACACTGCGCGCGCCCTCATGCAGATCATGAAGAGCATGGTGCGCGCCCACGGCAACCAGCTTGAGCAGCTCAAGCTGGCGCACGACTTTCGCCGCACCGTGCAGGGTACGCCGCGCGTGGTGCGCCGCATGCTTGCGCGCTATCACCTGCCTGAAATGCCCGAAAGCTGGAATCAGCTTGCCTTTGACGACCATGTGTATGACGCCAACACCAAGGGGCGCAAAACCCCCACCCATCTGATCATGGACGCGTGGATCAAAGGGATGCGTTCCCTTACCGTGGCCTATGAATACTGGGTGCAGCCCGAGGCAGCGCGTGAAATTCTGCGTGCAGCGGAAATCACCGGTATCGGCGTGCGTATCGGCCTGGAATTTCATCTGCCTTTTTACGGGCGATTCATCAGCCTGTTCTGGATTCCCCGTGGCTTCAGCTCCAACGAGGATTTTCTGGAGTTTTTGCACAGCCCCAAGGTTGCCGAACTTATGAAGCGGGGCCGCGAGGTGCTGCGCTGGCGGCGTGAACGCGTGCTCGAAAGCCTTGCACTCTGGAACGAAATTCAGCGTCCACAGCTTGAAGCCCAGTGGGGAGTAACTGTGCCGGAACTGACCGGCGAGGGGTTTTCGCGGCATGTGGGCCGGGGGCAGGCCTCTGGCCTGCATCTTGCCGAGGCGCTGCATGCGCATGTGCAGCCATCGTTGCGTGAACGCGCAGCCCTGCTGCGCGAGAGCGATAGCGAGGAGGCCAGGGCCGAACTGGTTTTTCTGGATAACCTGAGCGCTGAATACATCGCCGACCACTGGCTTTCCCCCCTGGAACACCCGGAAATGCCCGACCTCAACAAACCCTGCGCGCACGGCGACCTGCCGCCGCTCATGCAGCTTTCTGTGGGTGATATTACCCGCGAACTTTCCGAACTGAACCCCGGCTACCGCCTTGTGCTGACCACCAAGGGGCTGAGCGTGGAAGACGTGGCGGAACTTTTGTGGGACAGCCGGGGCAGCATCAGCCATCTGGAAATTTTCAACATGCGCGGCTGGATGGAAGGCAAACACTCCTGCCTCAAGGCTATCAGCGAGTTGCAGCAAGCTCTCAATGAAGGGCTTGGCCCGCGTGTGAAGCAGATGATCCGCACGATGGTACGCCGCATGAGCACCCAGGACGAGGAGCGCGCGGCAAAGTTCCGCCATATTCTGCACAACGTGCCGAAATTGTGGGAGCACTATCGCAACAAGCCCCTTGGTTCACGCCTTGGCACAAGCTCGGTGAGCCGTGATTCTTATGGCATGGGTTTTGTGCTGCGCGAGACCCTGCCCGCCCGCAGCCGCAAATTTTACGCAAGGGATCAAAAGCAGCCGGATATTCCCGTGTGTTCGCCGGTTGAAGAATGCGTGCGTTACAGCAAACCCCGCAATCCTTCGCCCTGGCAAAAGGCCTTGCGCCTGTTGCGCCATCTGCCCGGCTGCCGCCATATGGGTATGGAACGCCAGTCTGTCTGGAAGACCGCCAGCGTGGACTTTCGCATCTGCACCAAGGGCAACGTGCTCAACCTTGGCGGCTTGAGCCTTGCCTGCGGCAACGGCCTGCTGGGCAAAACCTGCGAAAAGGGCAGCAGCGAATCTCTGGGGCCAGCATATTTCAACAGCTTTGTGAGCAACTGCCTCAAGGTGCTCATGGGCTTCTGCCCGGCGTTTTTCTCCTTTATGTACACGCAGAACTGGTGGTTCCTCGCCTGGTGCGGCACCTTTATCTGGTTTGGCATCACCGGGTTCCGTAACGTGGTGCAAATGGTCATGGCCGCCAAGGGGGCGACGCGCTCCACGCTCATTCACTGGAAAGATCAGGTCAACGTGAGCCGCTTGTGCGATTCCCTCATGTTCACGGGTTTTTCGGTGCTACTGCTCGAAATGTTGGTGCGTGTGCTGCTGCTCGATAAAACACTTGGCATTACAGCGGCCCAGAATCCCTGGGTGGTGTTTGGCGTGCTCAGCCTTGTTAACGGCATTTATTTGTGCGCGCACAATGTGTTTCGCGGTTTTCCCAAAGAAGCATCCATCGGCAATCTGTTCCGCAGCCTTCTGGCCATCCCCGTGTCGTCGCTGTACAACTGGGTGCTGTATCAGGCGGCCTTTCTGCTTGGGGTGGATAATCCGGCCATGTATCTTGTGCCGAGCGCTGCGGTTATTTCCAAGATGGCCTCGGATTCGGTTGCCGCTCTCATTGAAGGTTATGCGGACAGCCAGGTAAACCTGCGCATGCGCAGATGGGATTATCGCAGCAAGCTTGCCAATGTTTTTGACTGCTACACGCGGCTGGAATTGCTGTTTCCTGACGAAGACGCACTGATCAAGCTTGCGAAACCCGGCGGCCTGCAGGGCAGCGGCGGGGTGATGGGCAAGGAGCTTGAACGGGCTTTCATCATTAACGCCCTTGACCTCATGTATATATGGTTCTACCAGCCACGTGCGCAGGATGCATTCCGGCAGATTGCCAGAACCATGCCTGAGGCTGACCGCAATGTGCTTGCACGGGCGCAGCTTGTGCTGACGCGTGAGCGCGAGGTCAGCCAGATGCTGGTGGACGGATTGCTTGGACGTAATTTCTCCCGGCCACTGGCTTTTTACCTCGATAAGCGGAAAGAATATCTGAGGCGGTTAAGCCGCCTGTGCCGTCCGGGAAAGATGCGGGAGCCGGTAACCTTCTGAAACCGATCTCCGCCGATACCGGAAGGCCAGAGTAGGCAAAGGATAGCAAGGGAACAGGTATTGCCTGCTACGCGGGCGTCATCTGAATAAAATCATACAGCGGGCGCGGCTTTTGCCTTTGCGCCGGGCACAGGGCGCTCCTGCCTGACAGGCAGCGCCAGTACACACCGGAAGTATGGGAACGACGCGGTTCCCGTCTTCAAACCACCGTTGCAGGTACGCTTGCTCCGGTGGTTTTTTGTTGTTGCGGCAAAAGTACAAGGTAAAACTGTTAGTGATCTGTTTTTTCACGTTTTTATTTTAAGCGAGTGCATTGTGTGGTCAATCAATCAAAGATGTGCTTGTGCAAAAAATAATTTTTCACTCTAGTTGCTTGTGCAAAAAGGAACATTTAAATGTGAAACTAAAAGGAAAAAAAGAACTAACTAAATGCTGTGTTATGCTTGCATTGGTTTTTTATATGGTATATTTTTTTCCACAGGAGTCTTTCATACATACGACAGAGCATTTCACACTGATATCGTTCTGTATAACAAAAGGAGTTACGAATGAGTACGGATCTTAAGAGCATGCATATGGGTCAGATCACCTCGTTCTTTATCCCCAACGTCACCCTGGTGGGCGAGGGATGTTCCAAAGAGATTCCTGCTCGATTGAAGAGCATCAATGGTGCGAAGCCGCTGGTTGTAACTGACCAGGGTATCGTCAATGCCGGTATCCTTAAAGTGATCACCGACATCCTTGATGCCGCCAAGATGAAGTATGCCATATACGATAAGACCATCCCGAACCCCACGGATAAAAACGTTGCAGAAGCTTTTGACCTGTACAAAAAGGAAAAGTGCGACAGCATCGTTACCCTTGGCGGCGGCAGCTCGCATGACTGCGGCAAGGGCGTAGGCTTTTTGGCTGGCAACGGTGGCAAGATTCATGACTATGAAGGCGTGGACAAGTCCAAAAAGCCCTTCCCCCCGTATGTTGCTGTTAATACCACCGCTGGCACCGCCTCTGAAATGACGCGTTTCTGCATTATCACCGACACCTCGCGCAAGGTGAAAATGGCCATTGTTGACTGGCGCTGTACCCCCAGCGTGGCCATTGACGATCCCGTCCTGATGATGGGCATGCCCCCGGCCCTGACCGCAGCCACCGGCATGGACGCCCTGACCCACGCCGTGGAAGCCTACGTTTCCACTGCCGCCACGCCCATGACCGATGCCTGCGCTGAAAAGGCCATGGAATACATCAACCGGTACCTGCGCCGCGCCGTTGCCAACGGCCGGGACAAGGAAGCCCGCGAAGGCATGTGCTATGCCCAGTATCTGGCTGGTATGGCCTTCAACAATGCCAGCCTCGGCCACGTGCACGCCATGGCTCACCAGCTTGGCGGCTTCTATGACCTGCCCCACGGCGAATGCAACGCCATTCTGCTGCCCCATGTGTGCGAATACAACCGCATCTCCAGCCGTCGCCGCTTTGGCCGCATTGCCCAGCTTCTGGGCGAACTCACCCAGGGCATCAGCGCTGACGAAGCCTCTCGCAAAGCCATCACCGCCATCAACATCCTGTCCAAGGACGTGGGCATCCCTGATGGCCTGATCGCCCTTGGCAAGAAATACGGCAAGGAAGTACGCGAAGCCGATATCCCCACAATGACCGCCAACGCCCAGAAGGACGCCTGCGGCCTTACCAACCCCCGCTCCATGACGGATGCGGCTGTGGCGGCTATCTACAAGGCGGCCCTGTAATACAGTGTCCTCCAGAATGTAGGCCGTTTGCCTGATCCCCCATTGCGGGGCAGGCCTTTGGCAGACATCGCGGTATGAAAAACGGCGCGGACTTTCCGCGCCGTTTTTCTTGCTCTTTGCGTTGTGCTCTACGGCAAGCCTCACGGCGCATTTTTGTTCCGCGTATCTGGCGGGGTATGAAATGAAAAACTGCGTGGCTTTGCCCCATAACAAAAAAGCGGCATGGAACCCATGCCGCTTTTTGCGTGTTAAGGCAGCCCATGCCCGAGGGGCAGGGGCTCAGGGACGGATGACTTTGTCTGCCAGGTCAAGGCTGGTGACAATATCAAGCATGTTTGAGGTGTCGCCCACTTGCTTGGCTTCCAGCAGACCAAAGTGCGCAAGGCAGGTGCCGCACACAAGCACAGAAACGCCATCGGTTGCCATTTTTTTCAGGGCATCCAACGCAGGGCCAGGCTGGGATGCAAGTTTAACGCCGCCGTTGATCAGTACAATACGCCACAGGCGAGGCCCGAGCTCCGGCAAGGTTGCCACAAAATTGCCCATGAGTTTGGCGCCCAGCCCGTCATCGCCACGGCCAATGGTCTCAGTGGTGATGAGTACCAGCGTCCGGTTGGTTTCACCCAGAGGGCGTGATGCTTCTTCGGCCTGCTGCGGAGCGGATGCCGCAGATTCACCAGCACTCGCCGTGATGCGCCAGCAGTCGGGGCCTTCCTGGCTGGCAGCAACAGTAAAGCCGCGACCTTCCAGAAAGCGCCGCACGTTTTCCCGGGCAGGCTCGTTGTCCACCAGTACTTCCAGGGCATTTGCTCCTGCTGCCAGGGCGTCGCGGGTGCGCATGACGGGCTGGGGGCAGGCCAGCCCTCTGCAATCAAATTGTTCCATGAATATCCTCCTGAGCATGATATCTGCGATTTACAACTATTAGGGGTAAGGGTAGTTAGAAAAAAGCCGATAAGCAAGACAAACTAAGGTAGGCATATATGGGCATTGCGCTTCAGGTAGTAATCATTGCCGCTTTGGGCGGTTTGGCCGCTTTGGGTGGTATACAGGGTATAAGCTGGCTGGTGGTCGGCATTATTTTTGTCTGCGCCGGTGCAAACATCTGGCTCTGGCTGAGCGGGCGTTCCCGCGCTGCCCGTCTGGCACAGTATCTGGAGGCTCAGACTTCAGCGCCAGCTGCTGATGGCGATGTGGAACAGCGGGCCATGCAGTGCATTGAAAGCCTGCGTGAAACGCTGAAAACCAAGGCGGACGCTCAGGTTGTGGAATCCTTGCAGGCGCAGAACAGCGAACTCGCCAAGCAGCTCAAGGAATCTGAGGAACTTGTCGTAACCTTGCGCGGGCGGCGCGAAAAGGGCGTTATCGCCCTGCACAAGGCCCACTCGGTGTGCACCAGACTTTCTGGCGACATGCGCAAGCTTGCCAGCCTCATTACGGACGTGAACGGCGGCGTTGCCGTGCAGCGTGACAGGCTGGAGGAAACAGGCGCGGCAATGGAGCGCGTGGCCGATTCTGCCAGTCAGGCCTCCCTGCGTGTGCGTGAACTTTCCGAGAGCGCCCAGAATTCAAGCGCCAGCGCAGCCACGGGCGAGCAGGAAGTGGAAGGCGCTGTTGGCTCCATTGACAGTGTGCGTGACACCATCGTGCAACTCAAGGAAGCCATGGCTGGTCTGGGCGAAAAAGCTAGCAATATCGGTCAGGTCATGAGCGTCATCAACGAAGTGGCGGATCAGACCAATCTGCTGGCCCTCAACGCCGCCATTGAAGCGGCGCGCGCTGGCGAGGCCGGGCGCGGATTTGCCGTGGTGGCCGACGAGGTGCGCAAGCTGGCTGAAAAAACCATGGGTGCCACCAAGGAAGTCGAGGAGGCCGTAAAGGCCATTCAGGATGAAACACGGCGTAATGTGCTGACTGTGGACAAGGCCGCGCAACTGAGCGTGGACGCGGCAGACAAGGCCACCAATGCCGGTGATGTGATGCGTACTATTCTGCAAAGCATGGCGGATACCGCCGGGCACCTTGCCAGCATCGCTGCCGGTGCCGCCGAGCAGTCCGAGCAGAGCGCCGGAACCAGCGGAGCGCTGGAAGAAGTCCGAGAGGTGGCAGAGAGCACCTCCAAAAACATGGAGATGTTTACTGCCTCGCTGCTGACGTTCCAGAGCGGCATGGAAGAGCTGGATATGATCGTCAATGCGCTTGTTGCAGGCGACTTTGATCAGGCCCTCTCCGACAAGTTCGTGGAGTGGACGCCCAAGCTTGAACTGCATGTGCCCCTGGTGGACAGGGAACACAAGCTGCTGGTGGAATATATCAACGAACTGCATCAGGCCATGACGCATAACAAGCCTGTGTCTGAAATGATCACGGTGCTCAAAAAGCTGCGCGATTACACGGCCACCCACTTTGGCGATGAAGAAAGGCTGTTCAATGTTCCCGCCTACAAGGCCGCAGCGGAGCATATGAAGATTCATAAAAAGTTTGTCGCCAAGCTGGATGAGGTGGAAGAGCAGTTGCGCATGGGCACCGCCACTGTGAGCATGGATCTGCTGACCTTCCTCAAGGATTGGCTGGTACAGCACATCATGGGCACAGACCCCACCTATTTGCCCTACCTCAAGCCTGAGGACAAGGAACCCGCTAAGCGGTAGTCATAAAATCAAAGATTTTTTATGCAAGCAAAGAAGCCCCGAAAGGGGCTTTTTGCTTGCGTGCGGAACCCTACAAAAAAGGGGCCGTCACGCCGGGCATGCGTGACGGCCTCTGTGCGCAGGTGGCGCTTCAGAACAATATTTCTTCCTGTCCCCTTTCTGAGCCTGGAATAAAGATAAAAATTTCAGAGGGAGGGGACGAAAGGGGCACGCTTTCACAGAACATCCCGCTGCAGGTCTGCCCTACGCGGGCCAGCTGCCCTCGCGAAGTCTGCGCATGCCTTCCTCTCCCACATAGCGGCGCAACTGCTTGTCAGGGGCGTTGAGCAGATCCACCACCAGCAGGGCATCAAGGGTCCCAAAGGTTCTGTCTTCGTGAAAGGCGGCAATGCGCCCACCCAATTGCAGGTAGTGCTTAAAAAGGATGGGCAGGGTGCGCCCGCCCTCCATCTGCCGCACCAGCGCGTTGACGGACTTGTAATCAAGATGCTGGGCAAAGGGCAGTTCTTCCCGCAGCTTGCGGGGCTGTTTGCCGTGCACCAGACTTGCCAGAGGCGTATCCCAGTGGCGCAGGCGCAGGTGCCGCCAGAGCAGGTCTACCGATTGCGGGCGATAGTTGAGACCAATGCTGGCAGGGCCAAAGAGGGTACGCACGCCATTACGCAGG
Coding sequences:
- a CDS encoding iron-containing alcohol dehydrogenase is translated as MSTDLKSMHMGQITSFFIPNVTLVGEGCSKEIPARLKSINGAKPLVVTDQGIVNAGILKVITDILDAAKMKYAIYDKTIPNPTDKNVAEAFDLYKKEKCDSIVTLGGGSSHDCGKGVGFLAGNGGKIHDYEGVDKSKKPFPPYVAVNTTAGTASEMTRFCIITDTSRKVKMAIVDWRCTPSVAIDDPVLMMGMPPALTAATGMDALTHAVEAYVSTAATPMTDACAEKAMEYINRYLRRAVANGRDKEAREGMCYAQYLAGMAFNNASLGHVHAMAHQLGGFYDLPHGECNAILLPHVCEYNRISSRRRFGRIAQLLGELTQGISADEASRKAITAINILSKDVGIPDGLIALGKKYGKEVREADIPTMTANAQKDACGLTNPRSMTDAAVAAIYKAAL
- the yedF gene encoding sulfurtransferase-like selenium metabolism protein YedF; this encodes MEQFDCRGLACPQPVMRTRDALAAGANALEVLVDNEPARENVRRFLEGRGFTVAASQEGPDCWRITASAGESAASAPQQAEEASRPLGETNRTLVLITTETIGRGDDGLGAKLMGNFVATLPELGPRLWRIVLINGGVKLASQPGPALDALKKMATDGVSVLVCGTCLAHFGLLEAKQVGDTSNMLDIVTSLDLADKVIRP
- a CDS encoding bacteriohemerythrin, which gives rise to MGIALQVVIIAALGGLAALGGIQGISWLVVGIIFVCAGANIWLWLSGRSRAARLAQYLEAQTSAPAADGDVEQRAMQCIESLRETLKTKADAQVVESLQAQNSELAKQLKESEELVVTLRGRREKGVIALHKAHSVCTRLSGDMRKLASLITDVNGGVAVQRDRLEETGAAMERVADSASQASLRVRELSESAQNSSASAATGEQEVEGAVGSIDSVRDTIVQLKEAMAGLGEKASNIGQVMSVINEVADQTNLLALNAAIEAARAGEAGRGFAVVADEVRKLAEKTMGATKEVEEAVKAIQDETRRNVLTVDKAAQLSVDAADKATNAGDVMRTILQSMADTAGHLASIAAGAAEQSEQSAGTSGALEEVREVAESTSKNMEMFTASLLTFQSGMEELDMIVNALVAGDFDQALSDKFVEWTPKLELHVPLVDREHKLLVEYINELHQAMTHNKPVSEMITVLKKLRDYTATHFGDEERLFNVPAYKAAAEHMKIHKKFVAKLDEVEEQLRMGTATVSMDLLTFLKDWLVQHIMGTDPTYLPYLKPEDKEPAKR